The Solibacillus daqui genome has a segment encoding these proteins:
- a CDS encoding transglycosylase domain-containing protein, with the protein MERRQQGKLSRNTVWKKIKSKSFVVKLVLAGITFVLICLFIFNIFIWKSDVSKLDNPVPQPTIIYDQNGDIASKISNSNIEGVSIEEIPKEVIHAVISTEDQRFYKHNGVNYIGIIRAFFQNLISGEVVAGGSTITQQLAKNVFLTHERTFTRKIKELILTKKIERTYTKDEIMERYLNQIYFGEGAWGIQRAAQTYFGKDVSELSLSESAILAGLIKAPSVLSPIKNLDKAVERRNIVLTLMKNEGYIDQSDVEKAKKQTIVLESKKFDDKYKGKYPYYVDHIIEEAIQKYDLTENEVLSGGLHFYTELNPTIQNATEEVYENGNLFPESQKDQLIQSGGIFINPSTGGINALVGGRGEHTFRGFNHATQLIRQPGSIMKPLAVYTPALEQGYDTFDLLEDNPLNIDGYQPTNYDKQYRGQVTMYDAVVNSYNVPAVWLLNKMGLDYGINAVERFGIPLIEEDHGLGLALGGMSKGTSPLLMAQAFSTFANNGLMVEAHAIKKIEDANGNLLGEWQKNATQVTEPDVAQKMTYMLKGVVNEGSGIKAQVEGVEIAGKTGTTQLPFLADGGAKDHWFVGYTPQLVGAIWLGYDKTDQDHYLLSTSSGTTTVIFKEIISKSASEISNKDFDLTLIENKYKQELKKKKYEEERKEEEKERKDERKERKEAEKERKEEEKKKQKERKEEEKDRNSKDKKDDED; encoded by the coding sequence ATGGAAAGAAGACAACAAGGCAAATTGTCTAGGAATACTGTATGGAAAAAGATAAAATCTAAAAGTTTTGTAGTTAAGTTAGTATTGGCAGGTATAACGTTTGTCTTAATTTGTTTATTTATTTTTAATATCTTTATCTGGAAAAGTGATGTTAGTAAACTAGATAATCCGGTTCCACAGCCAACTATTATATATGATCAAAACGGAGACATTGCAAGCAAGATATCTAATTCAAATATTGAAGGAGTTAGTATAGAAGAAATACCAAAAGAAGTCATACATGCTGTTATATCAACAGAGGACCAGCGTTTTTATAAGCATAATGGCGTTAATTATATAGGTATCATTCGGGCATTTTTTCAAAACTTGATAAGTGGAGAAGTTGTTGCAGGCGGAAGTACAATTACACAGCAGTTAGCAAAAAATGTTTTTCTAACACATGAACGTACCTTTACAAGAAAGATAAAAGAATTAATTTTAACTAAAAAAATTGAACGAACTTACACCAAAGATGAAATCATGGAACGATACTTAAATCAAATTTATTTCGGTGAGGGAGCTTGGGGCATTCAACGTGCTGCTCAAACTTATTTTGGAAAAGACGTAAGTGAATTGTCGTTAAGTGAATCTGCAATTCTTGCTGGTTTAATTAAGGCGCCTTCTGTTCTGTCACCTATAAAAAATTTAGATAAGGCAGTTGAAAGAAGAAATATAGTTTTAACATTAATGAAAAATGAGGGATATATTGACCAAAGTGATGTTGAAAAGGCGAAGAAACAGACTATTGTATTAGAAAGTAAGAAGTTCGATGACAAGTACAAAGGTAAATATCCTTATTATGTAGATCATATCATCGAGGAAGCAATTCAAAAATATGATCTGACAGAAAATGAAGTACTTTCTGGTGGCCTTCATTTTTATACTGAATTAAATCCTACTATTCAGAATGCTACTGAAGAAGTATATGAAAACGGAAATTTGTTTCCAGAAAGTCAGAAGGATCAGCTAATCCAAAGTGGAGGTATCTTTATTAATCCTTCAACCGGTGGAATTAACGCACTTGTTGGTGGAAGAGGCGAACATACTTTTCGTGGTTTCAATCATGCTACACAATTAATACGCCAGCCTGGATCAATAATGAAACCATTAGCAGTGTATACACCAGCTTTGGAACAAGGATATGATACATTTGATTTGTTAGAGGATAACCCGCTTAATATAGATGGATATCAACCGACTAACTATGATAAGCAATACCGTGGTCAAGTGACGATGTATGATGCCGTAGTTAACTCATATAATGTACCAGCAGTTTGGTTATTAAACAAAATGGGATTGGATTACGGGATAAATGCAGTAGAGCGTTTCGGTATCCCATTAATTGAAGAAGATCATGGACTTGGGTTAGCTCTGGGAGGAATGTCTAAAGGAACATCACCATTATTAATGGCACAAGCATTCTCGACATTTGCCAATAATGGATTAATGGTAGAGGCACATGCCATTAAAAAAATAGAGGATGCAAATGGGAATCTACTTGGAGAATGGCAGAAAAATGCGACGCAAGTTACTGAACCAGATGTTGCTCAAAAAATGACATATATGCTTAAAGGTGTTGTAAATGAAGGTTCGGGGATAAAGGCTCAGGTTGAAGGTGTAGAAATAGCAGGGAAAACAGGTACAACACAGCTCCCATTTCTGGCAGATGGAGGAGCAAAAGATCATTGGTTTGTCGGATATACTCCTCAATTAGTCGGGGCGATATGGTTAGGGTATGATAAAACAGATCAAGATCACTATCTTTTATCAACTAGCAGTGGAACTACGACAGTAATCTTTAAAGAAATAATATCTAAGTCTGCATCGGAGATTTCCAATAAAGATTTTGACTTAACTTTGATTGAGAACAAATACAAACAAGAGTTGAAAAAGAAAAAATATGAAGAGGAAAGGAAAGAAGAGGAAAAGGAAAGAAAAGATGAGAGAAAAGAAAGAAAAGAAGCGGAAAAAGAAAGGAAAGAAGAGGAAAAGAAAAAGCAAAAGGAAAGAAAGGAAGAAGAAAAAGATAGAAATAGTAAAGATAAAAAGGACGATGAGGACTAG
- a CDS encoding anion permease, whose translation MKETSGSTIKWIPFFITIAIGIIIWFIPAPAGVEESAWHLFAVFVATIVGFISKPLPMGAISIIAMAVIAVTNTLTIEETLSGFGNSTIWLIVIAFFISRGFIKTGLGERIAYVFVRLFGKKTLSLSYSLLLSDLILAPAIPSNTARAGGVIFPIIQSLSRTFGSKPEDGTERKMGAFLLTVGFQGNLITSAMFMTAMAANPLIVKLASDTAGVTITWFGWATAMIVPGLVALIVVPFVIYKIFPPEIKQTPEASRIAKEKLDEFGPLKSSEKRMIAVFIVILGLWISGDSLGIGATTAALIGLSLLLLLEVLTWADIKKEEGAWDTLVWFATLFMMASYMNKLGLIPWFSNEVSSFVSGYNWMFAVLILALVYFYSHYFFASSTAHISAMYAAFLSVMLQAGAPAMLSVIILAAFSNLFGATTHYGSGPAPVFFGAGYMEQKKWWTVGFIVSIVTILIFVIIGGLWWKLLGYW comes from the coding sequence ATGAAAGAAACATCAGGAAGTACGATAAAATGGATTCCTTTCTTCATTACCATTGCAATTGGTATTATTATTTGGTTTATACCGGCACCTGCTGGAGTAGAAGAAAGTGCATGGCATTTGTTTGCTGTGTTTGTTGCGACAATTGTCGGGTTTATTTCAAAACCATTACCTATGGGAGCTATTTCAATTATTGCTATGGCAGTAATCGCGGTGACTAACACGCTAACAATTGAAGAAACTCTAAGTGGGTTTGGTAATTCGACTATTTGGCTTATCGTTATTGCGTTCTTTATTTCGCGTGGATTTATTAAGACGGGGTTAGGTGAACGTATAGCTTATGTATTTGTTCGGTTATTTGGAAAGAAAACTTTAAGCTTGTCGTATTCTTTATTGCTAAGCGATTTAATTTTGGCACCTGCTATTCCGAGTAATACGGCACGCGCAGGTGGTGTGATTTTTCCTATTATCCAATCCTTATCACGTACATTTGGTTCTAAACCAGAAGATGGTACAGAACGTAAAATGGGAGCCTTTCTTTTGACGGTAGGATTTCAAGGGAACTTGATTACATCTGCTATGTTTATGACAGCTATGGCAGCCAATCCTTTAATTGTTAAGCTAGCGAGTGATACGGCTGGTGTGACAATAACGTGGTTTGGGTGGGCAACTGCTATGATTGTTCCAGGACTAGTAGCATTGATTGTTGTTCCATTTGTTATCTATAAGATTTTTCCTCCAGAGATTAAACAAACTCCAGAAGCAAGTCGAATTGCGAAAGAGAAATTAGATGAGTTTGGGCCATTAAAAAGCTCTGAGAAACGCATGATTGCAGTGTTTATAGTTATTTTAGGACTTTGGATTAGTGGGGATTCTTTAGGCATTGGTGCTACAACTGCTGCTTTAATAGGGCTTTCCTTGCTTTTATTATTAGAAGTACTAACATGGGCAGATATTAAGAAGGAAGAAGGAGCATGGGATACGCTTGTTTGGTTTGCGACGCTCTTTATGATGGCCTCTTACATGAACAAGCTTGGACTGATACCGTGGTTTAGTAATGAAGTCAGCTCCTTTGTGTCTGGCTATAATTGGATGTTTGCGGTATTGATATTAGCACTTGTCTATTTCTATTCACACTATTTCTTTGCAAGTTCTACAGCGCATATTAGTGCCATGTATGCCGCGTTTCTATCTGTTATGCTTCAAGCGGGAGCACCAGCCATGCTTTCGGTAATCATATTAGCAGCATTCAGTAATTTATTTGGTGCAACAACTCATTACGGTTCAGGTCCTGCTCCTGTATTCTTTGGCGCGGGTTATATGGAACAGAAAAAATGGTGGACGGTAGGTTTTATTGTTTCTATCGTTACGATTCTCATTTTTGTTATAATTGGCGGCTTATGGTGGAAGCTACTTGGCTATTGGTAA
- a CDS encoding PqqD family protein, whose amino-acid sequence MLKVSLQSEITLYPLSIQKDKKNYIVEELISGDFFELPEISVDAIKRLDKGEGLAAIEKTLKDSYPEEEVDIIEFVEQLVELGLVQDVDGVRVNRDKEKQAKSVSNAGGFLWIPHWVGNMFFNGTMNKVYLLLLVSNILILILNPELFPHYKDIFLFDSMMLNVINYLLISIVLILIHEFGHILAIRSYDLPAKLSIGNRLIFIVFETDLTQAWKLNPKQRNILYLAGMSFEQIILFLSFGFILLFPDANFVGILSIIVLDIFIKSIYQCCFYMKTDVYYVVENVTGCYNLMESGKIYLSSLHKKPRKSRKDHKEMFQDEWNLIRIYSVFYIVGVFLTLLLTVLYFLPQLYYMFSTIYSNILGAGDRAAFWDAIAFLVQTTFMLVLLVYLARKERRKN is encoded by the coding sequence ATGTTGAAGGTATCCTTGCAATCCGAAATAACATTATATCCGCTATCCATTCAAAAAGATAAAAAAAATTATATCGTGGAGGAGCTGATTTCTGGTGATTTCTTTGAATTACCTGAGATAAGTGTTGATGCAATTAAACGATTGGACAAAGGTGAAGGTCTAGCTGCGATTGAAAAGACACTAAAAGATTCTTATCCCGAGGAAGAAGTGGATATCATCGAATTTGTGGAGCAATTGGTAGAGTTAGGCCTTGTTCAAGATGTGGATGGGGTACGAGTTAATAGAGATAAAGAGAAGCAGGCTAAATCTGTATCAAATGCAGGTGGTTTCTTATGGATCCCACACTGGGTTGGAAATATGTTTTTTAATGGAACGATGAACAAGGTTTACTTGCTTCTGCTAGTATCGAACATATTAATTCTTATACTGAATCCAGAACTTTTTCCTCATTACAAAGACATATTCCTATTCGATTCCATGATGCTAAATGTAATTAATTATCTATTAATTTCTATAGTATTAATTTTAATTCATGAATTTGGGCATATCCTTGCCATTCGATCGTATGATTTACCAGCTAAATTAAGTATCGGAAACCGACTAATTTTTATTGTTTTTGAAACTGACCTGACTCAAGCGTGGAAGCTCAATCCTAAACAGAGGAATATCCTGTATCTTGCTGGCATGTCTTTTGAGCAGATCATTCTTTTCCTTTCATTCGGTTTTATACTTCTTTTTCCAGATGCAAATTTTGTAGGAATTCTTAGCATCATCGTGTTAGATATTTTTATTAAATCAATATATCAATGCTGCTTCTATATGAAAACAGATGTATATTACGTCGTAGAAAATGTAACAGGATGTTATAACCTGATGGAGAGTGGCAAAATATATTTAAGTTCATTACATAAGAAACCTCGAAAGTCAAGGAAGGATCATAAAGAAATGTTCCAGGATGAATGGAATTTGATTCGTATATATAGTGTATTTTACATAGTTGGAGTTTTTTTAACGTTACTTTTGACAGTTTTGTATTTTTTACCACAGCTCTATTATATGTTTAGTACGATTTATTCGAATATTCTCGGAGCAGGAGATCGTGCAGCGTTTTGGGATGCTATTGCATTTTTAGTACAGACAACGTTCATGCTTGTCTTGTTGGTTTATTTGGCAAGAAAAGAAAGGCGTAAGAATTAA
- a CDS encoding ABC transporter permease subunit, whose protein sequence is MINGTIFKQTLRANVKLWLIFTLVLILLQVIMVAVFDDSTLTDISHLVEGTPLAGMLGQTTLLSMLASTFYSIHGVIFPIIFIIMTANSLIATQVDRGSMAYLLSTPTKRSTIIVTQAFYLIVALVVMFFIETVAGFIAIQVFQSETDIVIADFIMLNVGLFLLMFAISSISFFFSSYCNLTKNSLAFGAGIPIAFFLFQLLSSVDDSLDVLSYFTINALFDTTAILEGENYWWKLGLLLGIGIVLYIASLEVFKRKDLPL, encoded by the coding sequence ATGATTAATGGTACGATATTTAAACAAACCTTACGCGCAAATGTAAAGCTTTGGCTTATTTTTACTTTAGTTTTAATTTTACTACAAGTAATTATGGTTGCTGTATTTGATGATAGTACATTAACAGATATTAGTCATTTAGTAGAGGGTACACCACTTGCAGGAATGCTCGGACAAACGACATTACTAAGTATGCTTGCTTCAACATTCTATTCTATTCATGGTGTCATATTTCCAATTATTTTCATCATTATGACAGCAAATAGTTTAATAGCCACACAAGTGGATCGTGGTTCTATGGCATACTTATTATCAACACCAACGAAACGTTCTACAATTATCGTTACGCAAGCCTTTTACTTAATAGTAGCTTTAGTTGTGATGTTCTTTATTGAAACAGTGGCTGGTTTTATCGCCATTCAGGTGTTTCAATCTGAGACGGACATCGTGATAGCTGATTTTATCATGCTGAATGTTGGTTTATTTTTATTAATGTTTGCTATTAGTAGTATTTCGTTCTTTTTCTCAAGCTACTGCAACTTAACGAAAAACTCCCTTGCTTTTGGTGCTGGTATTCCGATTGCTTTCTTTTTATTTCAGCTACTAAGCTCCGTTGACGATAGTCTTGACGTACTGAGCTACTTCACAATAAATGCATTGTTTGATACGACGGCAATTCTAGAAGGGGAAAACTATTGGTGGAAGCTAGGTCTTCTTTTAGGTATTGGCATCGTTCTCTATATAGCTAGTTTAGAAGTATTTAAACGAAAAGACCTTCCACTTTAA
- a CDS encoding ABC transporter ATP-binding protein has protein sequence MAIIELQNVTKDYGDRRGIFNIDLLIESGEAFGFVGTNGAGKTTTIRHLMGFLKPHKGTVKIKNLDAWHDAAEIKQWIGYIPGEIAFPDVKTGWDFIHQQADLLQLTDLSFANELIERLQLDPSANIKRMSKGMKQKTAIVVALMANAPILILDEPTTGLDPLMRAEFIQIIKDEKAKGKTIFMSSHMFEEIEETCDKVAMIKEGKIITIKSISTIMSNDNQQFIIEFSNEQECTRFMQEKIDSVAISNTTASVNIENNTLNKFIAILSAYQFDNLTEQKHTLQEQFYHIYSGGPSHD, from the coding sequence GTGGCAATAATCGAATTACAAAATGTTACGAAAGATTACGGAGATCGTCGAGGTATTTTTAATATCGATCTTTTAATAGAATCGGGTGAAGCATTTGGATTTGTCGGTACAAACGGAGCAGGCAAAACGACGACAATTCGCCATCTAATGGGGTTTTTAAAACCACATAAAGGAACAGTGAAAATTAAAAACCTTGATGCGTGGCATGATGCGGCGGAAATCAAACAGTGGATTGGCTACATTCCAGGTGAAATTGCCTTTCCTGATGTAAAAACTGGTTGGGATTTCATCCATCAGCAAGCAGATCTGTTACAGCTAACGGATTTAAGCTTTGCAAATGAGTTAATTGAGCGACTTCAACTCGACCCTTCAGCAAATATTAAACGGATGTCAAAGGGAATGAAGCAAAAAACCGCCATTGTTGTCGCATTGATGGCAAACGCTCCAATTCTTATTTTAGATGAACCTACAACAGGACTTGATCCATTGATGCGTGCGGAATTTATACAAATTATTAAAGACGAAAAAGCAAAAGGCAAAACAATTTTTATGTCTAGCCATATGTTCGAAGAAATCGAGGAAACTTGTGATAAGGTGGCGATGATTAAAGAAGGGAAGATCATTACAATCAAATCGATTTCAACGATTATGTCAAATGATAATCAACAATTTATCATCGAGTTTAGTAATGAACAAGAATGTACGCGCTTTATGCAAGAAAAGATTGATTCTGTAGCTATTAGTAACACAACTGCTTCTGTGAATATTGAAAACAATACATTAAATAAATTTATAGCTATTTTATCAGCATATCAATTCGATAATTTAACAGAACAAAAACATACACTTCAAGAGCAGTTCTATCATATATATTCAGGAGGCCCATCCCATGATTAA
- a CDS encoding HD-GYP domain-containing protein → MKKTSLLQEEKHSTVLFLWLFYVVFFVYEILYNNLFPAFPWSDANAKSTVWYDFMFVKYGVIIALIPLSIYLIKKEKTESVKYILFFGYFLTNVISDILYYKDSTLTYTSGNMVELVVVLFAPIFVNKKFTYFITVGLLLKYILVGIFIQDPLILFPISILLVLSFISFVLLHRFLNYIKALKYSYDEQLEGIVKGVIAILELKDPYTRGHSERVAAYAMNMAEATGKFKPSELNYFYYACLLHDIGKVNIPDSILTKSGRLTDEEFDIIKTHPVVGAEAIRDVDGIADNIEVIYHHHERWDGKGYPDRLAGEDIPFLARITAVADAFDAMTSSRSYRPALQFEEAYKRILDGQGSQFDPQLIELFKQIYPQWMQISKTYRKGMYMRGGEKRENSQT, encoded by the coding sequence ATGAAGAAAACGTCTTTGTTACAAGAAGAAAAGCATTCAACAGTACTGTTTTTATGGCTATTTTATGTTGTATTTTTTGTATATGAAATATTGTATAATAACCTTTTCCCAGCATTTCCATGGAGCGATGCTAATGCAAAGAGTACAGTATGGTACGATTTTATGTTTGTTAAATATGGAGTCATCATTGCGCTAATCCCTTTATCTATTTATTTGATTAAAAAGGAGAAAACAGAATCTGTAAAATACATATTATTTTTCGGTTATTTTTTAACTAATGTAATTTCAGATATATTGTATTATAAAGACAGTACGCTTACTTACACTAGCGGAAACATGGTAGAACTTGTAGTTGTACTTTTCGCTCCAATCTTTGTAAACAAGAAATTTACATATTTTATAACAGTTGGTTTATTACTAAAATATATTTTGGTTGGTATATTTATACAGGATCCATTGATTTTGTTTCCAATTAGTATATTGTTAGTTCTGTCATTTATTTCCTTTGTACTACTTCATCGTTTTTTAAATTATATAAAAGCGTTGAAGTACTCATATGATGAACAATTGGAAGGTATTGTTAAAGGAGTCATTGCTATACTAGAGTTGAAGGATCCCTATACTCGGGGACATAGTGAACGGGTTGCTGCATATGCAATGAACATGGCAGAAGCTACAGGAAAATTTAAACCCTCTGAATTAAATTATTTTTATTATGCCTGTCTATTACATGATATTGGAAAAGTTAATATACCGGATTCCATTTTGACAAAGTCTGGTAGACTGACAGATGAAGAATTTGATATAATTAAGACGCACCCTGTAGTTGGAGCCGAAGCCATTCGAGATGTCGATGGAATTGCCGATAATATTGAAGTGATTTACCATCATCATGAAAGATGGGACGGGAAAGGGTATCCAGATAGACTAGCTGGGGAAGATATTCCTTTTTTAGCCAGAATTACGGCAGTTGCCGATGCTTTTGATGCGATGACTTCATCCAGGTCCTATCGTCCAGCACTTCAATTTGAAGAAGCATATAAACGAATTCTCGATGGACAAGGGAGTCAGTTCGATCCACAACTGATCGAGTTATTTAAACAAATTTACCCTCAATGGATGCAAATTTCTAAAACATATCGGAAGGGTATGTACATGAGAGGAGGAGAAAAACGTGAAAATTCGCAAACTTAA
- a CDS encoding alpha/beta fold hydrolase, translating into MPMLDVEGSSLYYQAKGEGTPIVFIHPPLLTCTNFVYQLEQLSKMYKVITFDIRGHGRSVYSKQAITYPLIVNDIVKLLNHLSIEKAYICGYSAGGSILLEFLLTNPSRALGGIVISGMSEVNDIYLKQRISLAIKLANKKAISILTLAISWGNSNTRKIFSKLYEDASYGDARNIQQYYRYSLHYNCTSRLQDIDSPLLLVFGTKDESFHQYARILHEKLPNSELVFLEKEKHQIPTKAAIKLNETIDKFIQNQQDVN; encoded by the coding sequence GTGCCAATGTTAGATGTTGAAGGTAGTAGCTTATACTATCAAGCAAAGGGTGAAGGAACACCAATTGTCTTTATTCATCCTCCATTACTTACCTGCACAAACTTTGTTTATCAATTAGAACAATTATCTAAAATGTATAAAGTAATCACCTTTGATATTAGAGGTCATGGAAGAAGTGTGTATTCCAAACAAGCTATCACATACCCACTCATTGTTAATGATATTGTTAAATTATTGAATCATTTAAGTATAGAGAAAGCGTATATTTGTGGATATTCAGCAGGTGGGTCGATTTTATTAGAGTTTTTATTGACAAATCCTAGTAGGGCATTAGGTGGTATTGTCATTAGCGGAATGTCTGAAGTGAACGATATTTATTTAAAGCAGCGAATTTCTTTAGCAATCAAACTAGCAAATAAAAAAGCCATTTCAATTCTAACACTTGCCATTTCATGGGGGAATTCCAACACTCGAAAAATATTTAGTAAACTTTACGAAGACGCATCCTATGGAGACGCACGTAATATCCAGCAGTATTACCGTTATAGCCTACACTATAATTGTACAAGTCGTCTTCAAGACATTGATTCACCGCTTTTACTTGTGTTTGGTACGAAAGATGAATCATTTCATCAATATGCTCGCATACTGCATGAAAAATTGCCAAATAGTGAATTAGTGTTTTTAGAAAAAGAAAAACACCAAATTCCGACTAAAGCAGCAATTAAATTAAACGAAACGATTGATAAGTTTATCCAGAATCAGCAGGATGTAAATTGA
- a CDS encoding GNAT family N-acetyltransferase: MNLEGEQIYLRLYKISDASELASLNNRNREFFQRVSPLLPEAFYTEEFQKQRLQQALKKSDEGQLYPFGIFLKATDKLIGDISLTQISRGDLQSCYTGFTLDKGYNGKGYTTEALKLVVDFAFQELKLHRIEAGAIPDNVASIRVLEKVGFVKEGIAKENLKINGKWTDHQILAIINSLDV; the protein is encoded by the coding sequence ATGAATCTAGAAGGGGAACAAATTTATCTCCGACTTTACAAAATTTCTGACGCAAGCGAGTTAGCTAGCTTGAATAATAGAAATCGCGAATTTTTTCAACGAGTTAGCCCATTACTTCCAGAAGCTTTTTATACAGAGGAATTTCAAAAACAACGCCTTCAACAGGCATTGAAAAAGTCAGATGAAGGGCAATTATATCCCTTTGGAATCTTTTTAAAAGCAACTGATAAACTTATCGGAGACATTTCATTAACTCAAATTTCAAGGGGAGACCTACAAAGCTGTTATACGGGATTTACTTTAGATAAGGGGTATAATGGAAAGGGTTATACAACTGAGGCTCTTAAACTTGTTGTAGACTTTGCTTTTCAAGAATTAAAACTCCATAGAATTGAGGCAGGAGCTATACCTGACAACGTAGCATCCATTCGTGTATTAGAAAAAGTAGGGTTTGTAAAAGAAGGTATAGCTAAAGAAAATCTGAAGATTAATGGAAAATGGACAGATCATCAAATATTGGCTATCATCAACAGCTTGGATGTGTAA
- a CDS encoding DUF421 domain-containing protein, with translation MDFIHGQESLTAVQWILRAVIAFFFLLFATKIMGQRSIAQLGLLDFAMAITLGNIIAHPLSDEGLGLKGSMITMTVLIILYLLGVFVSMKWIPFRHFMDPPPIPLIKNGQIISANLRKARISIDFLLAELRKEKIEDIQKIALALWEHDGSISSFLYPQHQMPTRADLKIVQNPFSLPTVLINEGKIDYHELNKSMLTEDLLKNNLISTYNVDVKDVLLATIDQNNNLQVFLYK, from the coding sequence GTGGATTTCATTCATGGACAAGAATCACTTACAGCGGTCCAATGGATTTTAAGAGCGGTCATTGCTTTTTTCTTTCTATTATTCGCGACAAAAATTATGGGACAGCGTTCAATTGCTCAGTTAGGGTTACTCGATTTTGCTATGGCAATAACTCTTGGTAATATCATCGCTCATCCTTTGTCTGATGAAGGATTAGGTTTAAAGGGTTCTATGATTACCATGACAGTGTTAATTATTTTATATTTACTCGGGGTATTTGTGAGTATGAAATGGATACCATTTCGACATTTTATGGATCCACCTCCGATTCCACTTATTAAAAACGGGCAAATTATTTCAGCAAACTTACGAAAAGCAAGGATTTCTATTGATTTTCTTTTAGCTGAGCTGAGAAAAGAAAAAATAGAAGATATTCAAAAAATTGCTCTCGCATTATGGGAACACGATGGTTCGATTTCAAGTTTTCTTTACCCACAACATCAAATGCCAACACGAGCAGATTTAAAGATCGTACAAAACCCTTTTTCCCTCCCTACTGTCCTCATTAATGAAGGAAAAATTGATTACCACGAGTTAAATAAATCTATGCTTACAGAGGATTTGCTAAAAAATAATCTTATATCAACATATAATGTAGACGTTAAAGATGTCTTACTAGCGACAATCGATCAAAATAATAACTTGCAAGTTTTCCTGTACAAATAA
- a CDS encoding ZIP family metal transporter, whose amino-acid sequence MWLLGFLCTSSGIFIGGMIAWHLKGLQQRVDIIYGLCAGIILGLISFEIFPEAIELGGWLSTFIGFTIGMIIFEVLHNSLHSNQGKKSTSKKKLYIRTGLTLMFSFSVHNLPLGIILATNQESDFTMTLLQTLLFHSIPEGIILFTPLILAGINIFIVLLISIIVSIPVSLGFFIGGYLGFDLQLINTTLISFTIGIIFMVTISEILYPVLIKSSIFKVLFWVLIGLGIIGFYLKLL is encoded by the coding sequence ATGTGGTTATTAGGTTTTTTATGTACTTCTTCAGGAATATTCATAGGTGGAATGATAGCATGGCATTTAAAGGGGTTGCAGCAGAGGGTAGACATCATTTATGGACTCTGTGCAGGAATAATCTTGGGCTTAATTAGTTTCGAAATTTTTCCAGAAGCAATTGAATTAGGCGGTTGGTTAAGTACTTTTATTGGATTTACAATAGGAATGATTATATTCGAAGTATTACATAATAGTTTACATAGTAACCAGGGTAAAAAAAGTACTTCAAAGAAAAAATTGTATATACGTACAGGTTTAACATTAATGTTTAGTTTCTCGGTTCACAATTTACCTCTGGGAATTATTTTAGCGACAAATCAAGAATCCGATTTTACAATGACTTTATTGCAAACACTCTTATTCCATAGTATCCCCGAAGGAATTATTTTGTTTACACCATTAATTTTGGCAGGTATAAATATCTTTATTGTTTTATTAATATCCATTATTGTATCGATACCAGTCTCTTTAGGCTTCTTTATTGGCGGTTATTTAGGATTTGATCTCCAGTTAATAAATACCACCTTAATTAGTTTTACTATAGGAATTATTTTTATGGTTACAATATCAGAAATTTTATACCCAGTATTAATCAAATCTTCAATATTTAAAGTATTATTTTGGGTCCTAATAGGATTAGGAATAATAGGATTTTATCTAAAATTATTATAA